From one Paenibacillus sp. FSL K6-1330 genomic stretch:
- a CDS encoding translation factor GTPase family protein: MKKILNIGVLAHVDAGKTTLTEQILFRSGIIDQAGSVDQGNTITDSLDIERRRGITIKSAAVSFMLGDLKINLIDTPGHADFISEVEHSLSVLDGVILVISAVEGVQAQTRVLMQTLKEQGIPTVLFMNKIDRMGANYEKVSTMIRNLLDEHICEMSSVTQEGSAAVRVDVADPHNAGWVEMLALTNDDLLNDYAQDIPISRERLQEELHRQTQKGKVYPLFAGSAAKGISIEPLLHALGECFPVNDASELQHESLSGLVFKVIKLPNGERNVYLRLFAGSIQARDEIKVITQNGNTTMFKVKHLHALDDGKSIPVNQIDAGDIAILITDELKVGDVIGAVSDRMKRVHFQKPPIQVQVSAKNPAEEHQLYTALSDLTEEDPFLQYIQDPNTKEHIIHVFGKVQQEILLETIQQQYGIEAVFSAPRVICIEKPVAMGEAVEYMGECPFYATVGLRVEPGERGTGLHYRLEVELGSLPLSFQKAIKDTVIEVLQEGLYGWSVTDIMVTLTHTGYASPVSTAKDFRSLTPLVLMAALNIAGTEVYEPINVIQFILPETSLSKALSRLAALEGTYQEPTFHNHAVHIHGTIPVRTTDLLKAEVHSLTSGEGMLSVKPGGYVKVQATVPVNKRRQVNPLNRGEYMLHLNKIM, translated from the coding sequence ATGAAGAAAATATTGAATATTGGGGTTTTGGCCCATGTTGATGCCGGTAAAACCACACTAACGGAGCAAATCCTGTTTAGATCCGGAATTATTGATCAAGCGGGCTCCGTTGACCAAGGCAATACCATCACGGATTCGCTGGACATTGAACGCAGACGAGGCATCACGATAAAGTCCGCTGCGGTATCGTTCATGCTGGGCGATCTAAAAATCAACTTGATCGATACGCCGGGACATGCCGATTTCATCTCGGAGGTCGAGCATTCACTAAGTGTGCTGGATGGCGTCATTCTGGTCATTTCCGCGGTTGAGGGCGTACAGGCCCAGACGCGGGTGCTCATGCAAACACTGAAAGAACAAGGGATTCCCACCGTTCTATTCATGAACAAGATCGATCGAATGGGCGCGAATTACGAGAAAGTCTCTACCATGATACGTAATCTGCTGGATGAACATATTTGTGAGATGAGCTCTGTTACTCAGGAAGGCAGCGCAGCCGTTCGGGTGGATGTGGCCGATCCCCATAACGCCGGGTGGGTCGAAATGTTGGCACTGACCAATGACGATCTGCTGAACGACTATGCTCAGGATATTCCCATATCTCGCGAACGGTTGCAGGAGGAATTACACAGGCAAACCCAGAAAGGTAAAGTATACCCCCTTTTTGCAGGATCAGCAGCCAAAGGGATCAGCATCGAGCCGCTGCTTCATGCGCTTGGTGAATGTTTCCCCGTTAATGACGCCTCGGAGCTTCAGCATGAATCGTTATCCGGCTTGGTGTTCAAAGTCATCAAACTTCCGAATGGGGAACGTAACGTCTACCTCCGGCTGTTCGCCGGCAGTATCCAGGCACGTGATGAGATTAAGGTGATCACGCAGAACGGAAACACCACCATGTTCAAGGTGAAACACCTACATGCTCTGGATGATGGCAAATCCATTCCGGTGAATCAGATCGATGCCGGTGACATTGCAATTCTCATTACTGATGAACTCAAGGTGGGCGACGTCATCGGTGCTGTATCCGACAGGATGAAGCGGGTCCATTTTCAGAAGCCGCCGATACAAGTCCAAGTGTCAGCCAAGAATCCTGCGGAGGAGCATCAACTTTACACTGCCTTAAGCGATCTTACTGAAGAGGATCCGTTCCTGCAATATATCCAGGATCCAAATACCAAGGAACATATCATCCACGTATTCGGCAAAGTCCAGCAAGAAATTCTGCTGGAAACGATTCAGCAGCAATACGGCATCGAAGCCGTATTTTCAGCTCCGCGGGTCATTTGTATCGAGAAGCCTGTTGCGATGGGAGAGGCTGTTGAATATATGGGCGAGTGTCCTTTTTATGCAACGGTTGGCTTACGAGTCGAACCTGGCGAGAGAGGAACCGGACTTCACTATCGACTGGAAGTGGAGCTGGGCTCCCTCCCCTTATCCTTTCAGAAAGCGATTAAAGATACCGTGATTGAGGTGCTGCAAGAGGGACTGTATGGATGGTCCGTGACCGATATTATGGTGACGCTGACGCATACCGGCTACGCAAGTCCGGTATCGACGGCAAAGGATTTTCGCAGTCTGACCCCGCTCGTCCTCATGGCAGCGCTCAACATAGCCGGAACGGAAGTATATGAGCCCATAAACGTGATCCAATTCATTCTGCCGGAAACCAGTTTGAGCAAAGCGTTATCCAGATTGGCGGCACTGGAAGGGACCTATCAGGAACCCACATTCCACAACCATGCCGTCCACATTCATGGTACCATCCCCGTGCGGACGACCGACTTGCTGAAAGCCGAAGTCCATTCTCTAACAAGCGGTGAGGGCATGCTCTCCGTAAAACCAGGAGGCTACGTGAAGGTGCAAGCCACCGTCCCTGTGAATAAACGGAGACAAGTCAACCCGCTAAATCGCGGTGAATATATGCTTCATTTGAACAAGATCATGTAA
- a CDS encoding GNAT family N-acetyltransferase, which translates to MITLHAIDKDNWEDCIRLKPRPEQEKWIAPNLYSIAEAQFMEGFETRAIYHDEEMIGFVMYGLHPHDDNYWIYRFMIDGKFQGLHYAKPAIRLVFEEIRTSPDTTDDVMLCYKPENERAKRLYSEIGFKEAGYAPWGDVLAKYRFIK; encoded by the coding sequence TTGATAACACTTCATGCCATAGATAAGGACAATTGGGAGGATTGCATTCGTCTTAAACCGAGACCTGAACAGGAGAAGTGGATTGCCCCCAATCTATATTCAATAGCGGAAGCTCAATTCATGGAGGGCTTCGAAACGCGTGCGATCTACCATGATGAAGAGATGATCGGATTTGTAATGTATGGTCTGCACCCACACGATGATAACTACTGGATATACCGGTTTATGATCGATGGTAAGTTTCAGGGACTGCATTATGCCAAACCCGCGATTCGTTTGGTTTTCGAGGAGATTCGGACCTCGCCGGATACAACGGACGATGTTATGCTATGTTACAAACCCGAGAATGAGCGTGCAAAAAGGCTATATTCCGAAATTGGATTTAAAGAAGCCGGGTATGCCCCCTGGGGAGACGTGTTGGCTAAATATCGTTTTATAAAATAG
- a CDS encoding metallophosphoesterase family protein yields MEGTTIRILAISDIHGCFDEFNQLLSDVQYNPDKDKLILLGDYVDRGLRSREVIEQVMELRDEGAITLRGNHDQMMLDAILLDTDEVNSRWIRNGARHTIESYCGADFFEGEMERARYNEGKAYIKKKFEHHLSFLDTLALYYETDTHIFVHAGINPGVDDWKLQPHHDFIWIRDPFYNYPTGLNKTVVFGHTPAMNLHDSEGIWFCEEGDKIGIDGACVYGKQLNCLEITEEQEYRTHIVRFMHNDVNVEEEQ; encoded by the coding sequence ATGGAGGGGACTACGATTCGAATATTAGCGATTAGCGACATTCATGGCTGCTTCGATGAATTCAATCAGTTATTGTCTGACGTGCAGTACAATCCTGATAAGGACAAGCTGATCTTGCTCGGGGATTATGTGGATCGCGGATTAAGAAGCAGGGAAGTCATTGAGCAAGTGATGGAATTGCGGGATGAAGGTGCCATCACTCTTCGGGGGAATCATGATCAGATGATGCTGGATGCCATTTTGCTTGATACGGATGAAGTGAACTCACGCTGGATTCGCAATGGAGCTCGACACACGATTGAAAGCTACTGCGGCGCCGATTTTTTTGAGGGTGAAATGGAACGCGCCAGATATAACGAAGGTAAAGCCTATATTAAAAAAAAGTTCGAGCATCATTTATCTTTTCTTGATACGCTAGCTCTCTATTATGAAACAGACACTCACATATTCGTGCATGCAGGAATCAATCCGGGTGTTGATGACTGGAAGTTGCAGCCTCATCATGATTTCATCTGGATTCGCGATCCGTTCTATAATTATCCAACAGGCCTTAACAAAACCGTGGTGTTCGGGCATACGCCGGCCATGAACTTGCATGATTCGGAGGGGATTTGGTTCTGTGAAGAAGGGGACAAAATCGGTATCGATGGAGCGTGCGTGTACGGTAAACAGCTTAACTGCCTGGAAATCACGGAAGAGCAGGAATATCGAACGCATATTGTTCGGTTCATGCACAATGATGTGAACGTAGAGGAAGAGCAATAA
- the infC gene encoding translation initiation factor IF-3 → MLIMNEKIKAREVELTGLNGEDLGVVSRDEALALAKSHKADLVCTSLFSSPPPCKLVSRGQAKQEAVKEKKGQPASSSLMKVKEFRLSVHIEEHDYDTKLSQMHKLLAAGKAVQPVIRIQGKEGEAARKLLERLVQDLAEVGKKETGIQVSGKQATVKFLPI, encoded by the coding sequence ATGTTAATTATGAATGAAAAGATAAAAGCTCGCGAAGTAGAGCTGACCGGCCTAAACGGCGAAGATCTGGGAGTCGTCTCCAGGGATGAGGCGCTTGCGCTGGCGAAAAGTCACAAAGCCGATTTGGTGTGTACCTCACTATTCAGCAGTCCCCCGCCCTGCAAGCTCGTAAGCCGTGGTCAGGCGAAGCAGGAGGCCGTGAAAGAGAAGAAAGGCCAGCCAGCTTCATCAAGTCTGATGAAAGTAAAGGAATTCCGCTTGTCTGTACATATTGAAGAGCATGATTATGACACCAAGCTGTCGCAAATGCATAAGCTGCTGGCAGCGGGCAAAGCTGTCCAGCCCGTTATTCGCATTCAAGGCAAGGAGGGCGAAGCCGCCCGCAAGCTGCTTGAGCGACTCGTTCAAGATCTGGCTGAGGTAGGCAAGAAGGAGACGGGCATTCAGGTCAGCGGCAAGCAGGCTACCGTGAAGTTTCTGCCGATCTAA